A single Myxococcales bacterium DNA region contains:
- a CDS encoding RNA-binding transcriptional accessory protein codes for MHTPKTFESWFAEQAPQIPARSAAAVLKLAEDGGTVPFIARYRKEQTGNLDEVGVRQVLDLKERWDEIVKRQSFIVEEIDRQKKLTDALKEKILSTYDLVALEDLYLPYKQKRKTKAALAREAGLEPLADWLWDAAHGRVTATETPEAKAAAFLNAEKEIDSAQKALAGATDILTERLSEDAGLRQEVRQQYFSESLARSRKGAKAKPHSKFELYFDHQEPVPSLMKPESSHRYLAMRRGWMEEELVLSLGGPLPPVDPAESEDALARLRTPDPLVDSVVARFEAAALTVPDFAGASLLKTAARLAARAHVIPAIENEVHKALRDVADEAAINVFAENVRKLLLAAPFGAKAVLGVDPGIRTGCKLAMVDSSGAYVGNALMHLESERGRQEAKMLLAKLVEQGGVQAVAVGNGTAGRETEAFVQQALKEAGSHTPVVMVSESGASIYSASDVAREEFPDLDLTVRGAISIARRLQDPLAELVKVDPKSIGVGQYQHDVSPNALKKSLDAVVDSCVNQVGVNLNTASMHLLQHVSGIGPGLAKAIVAYRAKQGLFKNRQELLEVPRFSQKTFEQAAGFLRIPGGENPLDNTGVHPERYGALERLASRMGLGVAGLLGSGVSAVKQSKDLSEELGTFTFSDVVAELEKPGRDPRDSFVAFAYRADVHELSDLKPGMVCPGIVTNVTNFGAFVDVGVHQDGLVHISQLADRFVKDPREVVSPGDRVNVRVVEIDLDKKRIALTMRSDGEAAVGKTRPAPSEARAPGRPPQRGGSERGPRVSTPPRQPQQPFNNPFAALGGPRSGRS; via the coding sequence GAGGAGATCGACAGGCAGAAGAAGCTGACCGATGCGCTCAAAGAGAAGATTCTCTCCACCTACGATCTGGTGGCGCTCGAGGATCTGTACCTGCCCTACAAGCAGAAGCGCAAAACCAAGGCCGCCCTCGCGCGCGAGGCGGGACTCGAGCCGCTGGCTGATTGGCTCTGGGACGCGGCCCACGGGCGGGTGACCGCCACGGAGACGCCCGAGGCAAAGGCGGCGGCTTTCCTCAACGCGGAAAAGGAGATCGACAGCGCGCAAAAAGCGTTGGCCGGCGCCACGGACATTTTGACCGAGCGCCTGTCCGAGGACGCGGGCTTGCGCCAAGAGGTGCGGCAACAGTACTTCAGCGAATCCCTCGCCCGTAGCCGCAAGGGCGCGAAGGCCAAGCCGCACAGCAAGTTCGAGCTGTATTTCGATCACCAGGAGCCGGTGCCCTCGCTCATGAAGCCCGAAAGCTCGCATCGGTACCTGGCGATGCGGCGGGGATGGATGGAAGAAGAGTTGGTGTTGTCGCTCGGCGGGCCATTGCCCCCGGTGGATCCGGCCGAAAGCGAAGATGCGCTTGCGCGTCTGCGCACGCCCGACCCCCTCGTGGACTCCGTGGTGGCGCGTTTCGAGGCGGCAGCCCTCACGGTGCCCGATTTCGCGGGGGCGAGCCTGCTCAAAACGGCCGCCCGCCTGGCCGCGCGCGCCCACGTCATCCCCGCCATCGAAAACGAAGTGCACAAGGCGTTGCGGGACGTGGCCGATGAAGCCGCGATCAACGTGTTCGCGGAGAACGTGCGCAAGCTCCTGCTGGCAGCGCCCTTTGGGGCCAAGGCGGTGTTGGGCGTCGATCCCGGCATTCGCACCGGGTGCAAGCTGGCCATGGTGGATAGCTCCGGGGCCTACGTGGGCAATGCCCTCATGCACCTCGAGTCCGAGCGGGGCCGTCAGGAAGCCAAGATGCTGCTGGCGAAGCTCGTCGAGCAGGGGGGCGTGCAAGCCGTGGCCGTAGGCAACGGCACGGCGGGGCGGGAAACGGAGGCTTTCGTGCAGCAGGCGCTCAAGGAAGCGGGCAGCCATACACCCGTGGTGATGGTGAGCGAATCGGGCGCGAGCATCTACAGCGCGAGCGACGTGGCGCGAGAAGAGTTCCCCGACCTGGATCTGACGGTGCGCGGCGCGATCTCCATTGCCCGTCGCTTGCAGGACCCCTTGGCCGAGCTGGTGAAGGTGGATCCGAAGAGCATCGGCGTGGGCCAGTATCAGCACGATGTGTCTCCCAACGCGCTCAAGAAGAGCCTGGACGCCGTGGTGGATTCCTGCGTGAACCAGGTGGGCGTCAATCTGAACACGGCCAGCATGCACTTGCTCCAGCACGTCTCGGGCATCGGGCCGGGCCTTGCGAAGGCCATCGTGGCCTACAGGGCCAAGCAGGGCCTATTCAAGAACCGACAGGAGCTGCTGGAGGTGCCGAGGTTCTCGCAGAAGACCTTCGAGCAGGCCGCGGGCTTTCTCCGCATCCCGGGTGGGGAGAACCCGCTCGACAACACGGGCGTGCACCCGGAGCGCTACGGCGCCCTCGAGCGGCTCGCCTCGCGGATGGGCCTGGGGGTGGCCGGACTTCTGGGTTCCGGCGTGAGCGCGGTGAAGCAGTCGAAAGATCTCTCGGAGGAACTCGGCACGTTCACCTTCTCGGACGTGGTGGCCGAGCTGGAAAAGCCCGGCCGCGATCCCCGCGACTCATTCGTGGCTTTCGCCTACCGCGCCGACGTTCACGAGCTTTCGGACTTGAAGCCCGGGATGGTCTGCCCGGGCATCGTGACGAACGTGACCAACTTCGGTGCGTTCGTCGATGTGGGTGTACACCAGGACGGCCTGGTGCACATTTCCCAGCTGGCGGACCGGTTCGTCAAGGATCCGCGCGAGGTGGTTAGTCCCGGCGATCGCGTGAACGTGCGCGTGGTCGAGATCGACCTCGACAAAAAGCGCATCGCGCTCACCATGCGCTCGGACGGCGAGGCGGCCGTGGGCAAAACGCGGCCCGCACCGTCCGAAGCCCGTGCGCCCGGCCGCCCGCCGCAGCGCGGAGGATCCGAGCGCGGACCGCGCGTGTCGACACCGCCACGTCAGCCGCAGCAACCCTTCAACAACCCCTTCGCCGCTCTGGGCGGACCCCGTTCGGGGCGCTCTTGA
- a CDS encoding OsmC family protein produces the protein MPETFRCRLEWTGATGGPLEGTAYSRDLDVQWEGLPTLPMSAAPAYKGDPTRLNPEQLFVASLSSCQALTYLFLAARSAVGLVTYVDDAEGSLSVVDGRMRMSSVTLRPTITLRPGADEAKALALVEKAHEGCFIANSVATKVTLAPRVQFRGT, from the coding sequence ATGCCTGAGACGTTTCGTTGTCGATTGGAATGGACCGGAGCTACCGGTGGACCGCTCGAGGGTACGGCCTACAGCCGCGACCTCGACGTGCAATGGGAGGGGCTGCCCACCTTGCCGATGTCCGCCGCACCGGCCTACAAGGGCGACCCCACGCGCCTCAACCCCGAGCAGCTCTTCGTGGCCTCGCTCTCGTCGTGCCAAGCGCTCACGTACTTGTTTCTCGCGGCGCGAAGCGCAGTGGGGTTGGTGACGTACGTGGACGACGCGGAGGGCTCCTTGAGTGTGGTCGATGGCAGGATGCGGATGTCGTCGGTCACGCTTCGTCCCACCATCACCCTGCGCCCGGGCGCGGACGAAGCGAAGGCCCTCGCGCTGGTGGAAAAGGCGCATGAGGGATGCTTCATCGCAAACTCGGTCGCGACGAAGGTCACCCTCGCACCGCGCGTCCAGTTTCGAGGGACGTGA
- a CDS encoding ABC transporter ATP-binding protein/permease, with the protein MSDDPSNGSGGRTRAESAFEATVEQEILLWGLEHLAHCHGASYEPSKMRAAVLEAQRDLPGPLAETWHQRLAVAAPSAGLALTEVTRPVAELLTVVSRDAHLLMWCEAEGEPQLIAITERAGRKVKVASSAGGGSERWLDPEHLCALLDARGPAASVRAVFAELAAPLEALRAHDEAGHADDTAAPPPPLPRLRSLLKTERADLWVVVAYAVGVGVMSLATPVAVQSLVNTVAFGTLLQPLVVLALILLACLGIVTLLRSLQYYVVEMIQRRVFVRAAADLAYRLPRVRLDAYEGKYGPELVNRFFDVVTVQKSAAQLLIEGLGLLLQLSTGLLLLAFYHPVLLAFAGLLIAGLAFVIFVMGRGGITYAIKESKAKYAMAAWLEELARHPASFKTAGGLSMALGRADALAKEYLLARKKQFGVVMRQLVGGLTLQAVSSTVLLGVGGWLVIQRQLTLGQLVAAELILTSVVAGFTKLGKTLDAFYKLVAAVDKLGVLIDLPLEKVHGEALPPRSTPAAVSFRAVSYCYVDGRPALSNVSFELKPGERVALVGGSGAGKGTLLDLAFGLRRPSSGAVLVDGLDVRDVRIDALRKDVVMLNGVEIIEGTVADNVSMGRTDVSSTEIREALSRVGLLEDVLALPEGLNTHVVTGGSPLSGGQARRLMLARALVARPRLLLIRETLDTLAPDVRDLALSAVLGRQTPWTVLVVSHDRDVVAACDRAIELGGGRRVNSALARLTGTSAVGNPEIEGGAA; encoded by the coding sequence ATGAGCGACGACCCTTCCAACGGTTCCGGGGGACGAACCCGCGCCGAATCCGCGTTCGAGGCCACCGTCGAACAAGAAATTCTGCTGTGGGGCCTGGAGCACCTAGCCCACTGCCATGGTGCTTCCTACGAGCCCTCCAAGATGAGGGCGGCGGTGCTGGAGGCGCAGCGAGACCTGCCCGGGCCGCTGGCCGAGACGTGGCATCAGCGGCTCGCGGTGGCAGCCCCCAGCGCGGGTCTGGCGCTGACCGAGGTGACTCGACCCGTGGCCGAACTGTTGACGGTGGTGAGCCGCGACGCGCACCTGCTGATGTGGTGCGAGGCCGAAGGCGAGCCGCAGCTGATCGCGATCACCGAGCGCGCGGGCCGCAAAGTCAAGGTGGCCTCGTCCGCGGGGGGCGGGAGCGAAAGGTGGCTCGACCCCGAGCATCTGTGCGCGCTGCTCGACGCGAGGGGACCGGCCGCCTCCGTGCGGGCGGTGTTCGCCGAGCTCGCGGCGCCGCTCGAAGCTCTGCGGGCCCACGACGAGGCCGGGCATGCCGACGACACGGCCGCGCCGCCTCCGCCGCTGCCGCGTCTGCGCTCGTTGCTGAAGACGGAGCGGGCCGACCTTTGGGTGGTGGTGGCGTACGCCGTAGGGGTTGGGGTGATGAGCCTGGCCACCCCGGTCGCGGTTCAGTCTTTGGTCAACACCGTGGCCTTCGGCACGTTGCTGCAGCCCCTGGTGGTCTTGGCCCTGATCCTCCTGGCGTGTCTGGGCATCGTGACCCTGCTTCGTTCTTTGCAGTACTACGTGGTGGAGATGATCCAGCGGCGGGTGTTCGTGCGGGCGGCGGCCGACCTGGCCTACCGCTTGCCGCGCGTGCGACTGGACGCCTACGAGGGCAAGTACGGGCCCGAGCTGGTGAACCGCTTCTTCGACGTGGTCACGGTTCAAAAAAGCGCGGCGCAGCTGCTCATCGAGGGCCTGGGCCTGCTTCTGCAGCTGTCGACCGGGCTTCTGCTCCTGGCCTTTTACCACCCCGTGCTGCTTGCGTTCGCGGGCCTGCTCATCGCGGGGCTGGCCTTCGTGATCTTCGTCATGGGCCGCGGGGGCATCACCTATGCCATCAAGGAATCGAAGGCGAAGTACGCCATGGCGGCTTGGCTCGAGGAGCTGGCGCGACACCCCGCGAGCTTCAAGACCGCGGGTGGGCTTTCCATGGCCCTCGGGCGTGCCGACGCGCTGGCAAAGGAGTATCTCCTGGCCCGCAAGAAGCAATTCGGCGTGGTCATGCGCCAGCTCGTGGGAGGCCTCACGCTGCAAGCGGTGTCGAGCACGGTTTTGCTGGGCGTGGGCGGCTGGCTGGTGATCCAGCGGCAGCTGACCTTGGGCCAGCTGGTGGCGGCCGAGCTCATCCTCACCAGCGTGGTGGCAGGCTTCACGAAGCTGGGAAAAACGCTGGATGCGTTTTACAAGTTGGTGGCCGCCGTGGACAAGCTGGGCGTGCTCATCGATTTGCCTCTCGAGAAGGTGCATGGTGAAGCGTTGCCACCCAGGAGCACCCCGGCTGCCGTGAGCTTTCGCGCGGTGTCTTATTGCTATGTGGACGGGCGGCCTGCCCTGTCGAACGTGAGCTTCGAGCTAAAGCCAGGGGAGCGCGTGGCACTCGTCGGGGGCAGCGGCGCGGGCAAGGGAACGCTGCTCGACCTTGCGTTCGGGTTGCGTCGCCCGTCCTCCGGGGCCGTGCTCGTCGATGGCTTGGATGTGCGTGACGTGCGCATCGATGCCCTCCGCAAGGACGTGGTGATGCTGAACGGCGTGGAGATCATCGAGGGCACCGTGGCTGACAACGTCAGCATGGGTCGAACCGACGTCAGCTCGACGGAGATCCGAGAGGCTCTGTCACGCGTCGGGCTGCTGGAAGACGTGCTGGCGCTGCCCGAGGGGCTCAACACCCACGTGGTGACGGGCGGCTCACCGCTTTCGGGCGGTCAAGCGCGGCGGTTGATGTTGGCCCGCGCGCTCGTGGCCCGTCCGCGGCTGCTGCTCATTCGAGAAACCCTCGACACGCTGGCGCCCGACGTCCGCGACTTGGCGCTGTCTGCGGTTTTGGGACGGCAGACACCGTGGACCGTGCTCGTGGTCTCTCACGACCGAGACGTGGTGGCCGCCTGCGATCGGGCGATTGAGCTCGGGGGCGGCAGGCGCGTCAACTCGGCCCTCGCACGGCTCACGGGCACGAGTGCGGTGGGGAACCCCGAGATCGAAGGAGGGGCGGCATGA
- a CDS encoding HlyD family secretion protein: MKRVTQKTEQPPLVRPEIADFPALRQVRSARVARRVAQWMALMFLLFGFALALLPWQQSASGMGRVIAYTPLERQQTISAPLEGRIVRWWVQEGSRVNTGDRLLEITDNDPMILDRLIAEANAIRDKLERSKERAMTVDERIGSLTESRSLGVNAAESRVQMAVDRQRAAEQTLSAARAADVAAQLNLERQSRLLDEGLASKRAVELAQMEGAQRSTDVDKALAALSAARNELQALRSEQRKVGTDIGAAIESARADRAKAQEDVHHAEAELNRIEVRLSRQRSQVLHAPRPGTVLRLHVGEGAEMVKAGDPLMVLVPDTVQRAVELWVDGNDIPLVSAGRHVRLQFEGWPAIQFTGWPSVAVGTFGATVAFVDAADNGRGDFRIVVVPDEADEPWPEGRFLRQGVRARGWVLLGQVRLGFELWRIFNGFPPMILPEADAPAKKDNNDGKPVDDGSKGGKDEG, from the coding sequence ATGAAGCGCGTGACACAAAAGACGGAACAGCCACCGCTTGTGCGTCCCGAAATCGCCGATTTTCCAGCGCTTCGCCAGGTGCGCTCGGCCCGCGTGGCGCGACGGGTGGCGCAGTGGATGGCGTTGATGTTCCTGCTCTTCGGCTTCGCGCTGGCGCTTTTGCCCTGGCAGCAGTCGGCTTCGGGCATGGGCCGCGTGATTGCGTACACGCCCCTCGAGCGGCAGCAGACCATCTCCGCGCCCCTCGAAGGACGCATCGTAAGGTGGTGGGTGCAGGAGGGCTCACGGGTGAATACGGGCGATCGCTTGCTCGAGATCACCGACAACGACCCCATGATCCTGGACCGCCTGATAGCCGAGGCGAACGCCATCCGCGACAAGCTGGAGCGCTCGAAAGAGCGCGCCATGACGGTGGACGAGCGCATCGGCTCGCTCACCGAGTCTCGTTCGCTGGGCGTCAACGCCGCCGAATCCAGGGTGCAGATGGCGGTCGACCGGCAGCGCGCGGCGGAACAAACGCTGAGCGCGGCGCGTGCGGCCGACGTGGCGGCTCAGCTGAACCTCGAGCGGCAGTCACGTTTGCTGGACGAGGGATTGGCGTCGAAGCGTGCGGTGGAGCTTGCCCAGATGGAAGGCGCGCAGCGAAGCACCGACGTGGACAAGGCCCTGGCCGCGCTCAGCGCTGCTCGCAATGAGCTTCAGGCGCTCCGCTCCGAGCAGCGCAAGGTGGGCACCGACATCGGCGCCGCGATCGAGTCCGCGCGTGCCGACAGGGCCAAGGCCCAGGAGGACGTGCACCACGCCGAAGCCGAGTTGAACAGGATCGAAGTGAGGCTGTCCCGGCAGCGCTCCCAGGTCTTGCATGCGCCCCGCCCCGGCACCGTGTTGCGGTTGCACGTGGGGGAGGGGGCCGAGATGGTGAAGGCCGGTGATCCCCTGATGGTGCTGGTGCCCGACACGGTTCAGCGCGCGGTCGAGCTGTGGGTCGACGGCAACGACATTCCCTTGGTCTCGGCGGGACGGCACGTGCGCTTGCAGTTCGAGGGCTGGCCGGCCATTCAGTTCACGGGATGGCCTTCGGTGGCCGTGGGTACGTTTGGCGCCACGGTGGCGTTCGTGGACGCTGCGGACAACGGCCGCGGTGATTTCCGCATCGTGGTGGTCCCCGACGAGGCCGACGAGCCCTGGCCCGAGGGCCGCTTCTTGCGCCAGGGCGTGCGGGCGCGGGGCTGGGTCTTGCTGGGACAAGTCCGTTTGGGCTTCGAGCTGTGGCGTATCTTCAACGGCTTCCCGCCGATGATCCTTCCCGAAGCAGACGCTCCCGCCAAAAAGGACAACAACGACGGTAAACCCGTGGACGACGGCTCCAAGGGCGGCAAGGACGAGGGTTAG
- a CDS encoding hemerythrin domain-containing protein: MATLGTGTQPTSMTVGTDRIRREHQVIADMLDAAAALAERVAQGREVDGPVLDGVWDFFHRFVERNHNAKEVEVLYPRLARKGVSLAGLPLARIEEEHARMAEILEAVADATDGMGAKVPGAEKEWVRQVLHMVQVVRAHELKEDAMLVAAAERLFTPEEQAELAQAFEHWEAKRVPEGIKSHLERCVHTLPMAALGRRAATHLFTP, translated from the coding sequence ATGGCAACTCTAGGGACTGGAACTCAACCGACGAGCATGACGGTGGGCACCGACCGTATCCGGCGAGAGCACCAGGTGATCGCCGATATGCTCGACGCGGCGGCGGCTCTGGCCGAGCGGGTGGCTCAAGGGCGGGAGGTCGATGGGCCCGTGCTCGACGGCGTCTGGGACTTTTTCCACCGCTTCGTCGAGCGCAACCACAACGCCAAGGAGGTCGAGGTGCTCTACCCGCGACTGGCGCGTAAGGGCGTCTCTCTGGCGGGGCTGCCCCTGGCCCGAATCGAGGAGGAACACGCACGCATGGCTGAAATCCTCGAGGCTGTGGCGGACGCCACGGATGGTATGGGTGCAAAGGTGCCGGGGGCCGAAAAGGAGTGGGTGCGGCAGGTGTTGCACATGGTGCAGGTGGTCCGGGCTCACGAGCTGAAGGAAGACGCGATGCTGGTGGCTGCCGCCGAGCGCTTGTTCACGCCCGAAGAGCAGGCCGAGCTGGCCCAGGCCTTCGAGCATTGGGAGGCCAAGCGGGTGCCCGAAGGCATCAAAAGCCACCTCGAGCGCTGCGTTCATACGTTGCCCATGGCGGCGCTCGGACGCCGCGCCGCCACGCACCTGTTCACGCCTTGA
- a CDS encoding lysophospholipid acyltransferase family protein — protein MQPASGPRRLVDVSGAFDSAFSKKLYSLVGSPFEKLLSLHTLNQLYSDNLPGDESFAGFFAASLKVLSIEYHLSDADRARIPKEGPVIIVANHPFGAVEGLILGDLLTGVRPDVRLMANYLLGQVPEMRPWLISVDPFGSRQSTHANLAPLRAALRWLREGGMLVTFPSGTVSHLHVRQRAVVDPPWAHGVAALARRSGATVVPVFFEGRNSNWFQLAGLLHPRLRTALLPKELLRRSRSTISLRVGKPIGPEKIARRRDDAEITQYLRFKTYALANRESAVRPRFRPLPAASPAVEIAPAVNPDVLKAEVTRLPSDAKLIEQGPYAVYLARAAQIPAVMREIGHLRETTFRAVGEGTGLALDLDSFDKTYLHLFMWNHESNELVGSYRLGVADELLEKEGLEGLYTSTLFKFKPGFLDRLNPAIELGRSFIRAEYQRKPLSLALLWRGIGEFLVRNPQYKTLFGPVSISRDYESTSRRLMVEFLAQAASGDEQLKALVKPKNPPRARIGEDERAVLQGARDVEDLSNLIADLEKDDKGLPVLLKHYLKLNARLYGFNVDPAFGNCLDGLIVVDLRTTNPKVLKRFMGEAGYAFYASVA, from the coding sequence ATGCAACCTGCTTCCGGGCCCCGCCGCCTCGTTGATGTTTCCGGCGCCTTCGACTCTGCGTTCAGTAAAAAACTATACTCGTTGGTGGGCTCGCCCTTCGAGAAGCTGCTGTCCCTGCATACCTTGAACCAGCTCTACAGCGACAACCTTCCTGGCGACGAAAGCTTCGCCGGTTTCTTCGCTGCGAGCCTCAAGGTCCTTTCCATCGAGTATCACTTGAGCGACGCGGATCGCGCCCGCATCCCGAAGGAAGGGCCTGTGATCATCGTGGCCAACCATCCGTTCGGTGCGGTGGAAGGGCTGATTCTCGGCGACCTCCTCACGGGGGTACGCCCCGATGTCCGGCTCATGGCCAACTACCTCCTGGGGCAGGTTCCGGAGATGCGCCCGTGGCTCATCTCGGTGGATCCCTTTGGCTCCCGCCAGAGCACGCATGCCAACCTCGCCCCTCTGCGCGCGGCGCTACGCTGGCTCCGCGAGGGCGGCATGCTGGTGACGTTTCCTTCAGGGACCGTCTCCCACTTGCACGTGCGGCAGCGCGCCGTGGTGGATCCCCCCTGGGCCCACGGCGTCGCCGCGCTCGCGCGGCGCTCGGGCGCCACGGTCGTCCCCGTCTTCTTCGAGGGCCGTAACAGCAACTGGTTTCAGCTGGCCGGTCTGCTGCACCCGCGCCTGCGCACGGCCCTTTTGCCGAAGGAGCTCCTGCGCCGCAGCCGGTCCACGATTTCGCTGCGCGTGGGCAAACCCATCGGGCCCGAGAAGATCGCGCGACGAAGAGACGACGCGGAGATCACGCAGTACCTGCGCTTCAAAACCTACGCCCTGGCGAACCGCGAAAGCGCGGTGCGCCCCCGCTTTCGTCCCCTGCCCGCCGCAAGCCCTGCAGTCGAGATCGCGCCCGCGGTCAACCCCGACGTGCTCAAGGCCGAAGTGACCAGGCTGCCCTCGGATGCCAAGTTGATCGAGCAGGGGCCTTACGCGGTTTATCTGGCGCGCGCCGCGCAAATCCCCGCTGTCATGCGCGAGATCGGGCACCTGAGGGAGACGACCTTCCGGGCCGTGGGAGAGGGCACCGGGTTGGCACTGGATCTCGACTCCTTCGACAAGACGTACCTGCATCTGTTCATGTGGAACCACGAGTCGAACGAGCTCGTCGGCAGCTATCGCCTGGGCGTGGCGGACGAGCTGCTCGAAAAAGAGGGGCTCGAGGGCCTTTACACCAGCACGCTCTTCAAGTTCAAACCCGGTTTCCTCGATCGACTGAACCCGGCCATCGAGCTCGGCCGTTCGTTCATCCGCGCCGAGTACCAGCGCAAGCCCCTGTCACTCGCGCTCCTGTGGCGCGGTATCGGCGAGTTTCTCGTAAGAAACCCCCAGTACAAGACCCTCTTTGGTCCCGTGAGCATCAGCCGCGACTACGAGAGCACGTCGCGCCGCCTGATGGTCGAGTTCCTGGCCCAGGCTGCCTCGGGCGACGAACAGCTCAAAGCGTTGGTCAAGCCCAAGAACCCGCCACGGGCCCGCATCGGTGAAGACGAGCGCGCGGTTCTGCAGGGTGCCCGCGACGTCGAGGATCTTTCCAACCTCATCGCCGATCTCGAGAAGGACGACAAGGGCCTTCCGGTGCTGCTCAAGCACTACCTCAAGCTGAACGCGCGGCTTTATGGGTTCAACGTCGATCCCGCCTTTGGCAACTGCCTCGACGGCCTCATCGTGGTGGACCTGCGCACGACGAATCCGAAGGTGCTCAAGCGCTTCATGGGAGAAGCGGGGTACGCTTTCTACGCCAGCGTCGCCTAG